Part of the Pseudomonadota bacterium genome is shown below.
GAAGAAGAAGTAGCTTGTAATTCTGAAGTGATGCCGGGTGTTAGTACCATGTTGTAACGTCGTCTACCGTCAAATACTTTATGCGCGCCCACGCACAATTGCTCTTTAGAGACCCTCGTGAGAATCCGTAACGTCATGGTTAACGGATCTATGGTTTGAGGCCACATTTCTGATGGTACGGCAAGGCGATGTATCCCGTCTGGCGCTGGCACGAGCTCCTTAAGTACCGGCTGACCTTTAATGTATCGAAGTTTCACCCGATGGGGCTGGTCGTCAACGTAAGAGTTTACCGAATGATAAAGGGGAATTAATCGGCCATTGCGTACTTGCCCTTCCGTCATGCCCTTTGAATTCCAGGAAGAAAACCAAGCAGCAAACCCCTCCGTCTTACTTTGTGTTTCAATGCGATACCGGTCACCCTCCAAAGACAACGAAACACGAGCGGACATCACGTACAAAGGACCGGCGTAAGCGTCGTAAGAAAGTTTGACCGAAGCAGCTCTAAGGTCATCTAATGTAAAAAATAATAAGGTGAATGCCAATATAGACGGCAGTTTTAATAGATTAACCTTTTGTGTAACGAACATTATTTGAAAATACGTTTAAAAGCCTACAAATCAAGCTTC
Proteins encoded:
- a CDS encoding DUF3108 domain-containing protein, which codes for MFVTQKVNLLKLPSILAFTLLFFTLDDLRAASVKLSYDAYAGPLYVMSARVSLSLEGDRYRIETQSKTEGFAAWFSSWNSKGMTEGQVRNGRLIPLYHSVNSYVDDQPHRVKLRYIKGQPVLKELVPAPDGIHRLAVPSEMWPQTIDPLTMTLRILTRVSKEQLCVGAHKVFDGRRRYNMVLTPGITSELQATSSSVFTGDAQSCALEIERLGGFYKKKSSTGKPLLSPILWVARPFENGLPVPVKFEARSSFGVFRIYLTRAEKGGELIELEKD